In Salmo trutta unplaced genomic scaffold, fSalTru1.1, whole genome shotgun sequence, a single genomic region encodes these proteins:
- the LOC115188395 gene encoding tetraspanin-8: MGIINICVKRAFIFVCVLIGIISTLLLAITLFGHGYFHQSEEIEILPGIAVLYVLEAATLVLSILGVYGARKEKKWAVVLFSVGMSLASLYLFVESVKIYQFKHEMEELTREEHLGRMPLSGANQTDLEELYNIQTKLKCCGLVQGYQDWGTDIPLSCLCSDEDSTNFKCVARGNNTRFVIHYPNSDMSEDDDHKGLMDEHILVYKEPCLPNLFSLVGYGISLMIGPLVALQALWDIGVALAITILCQMRRKVNVPPVIFTSQPPQYRELCDTAESV, translated from the exons ATGGGAATAATTAATATCTGCGTAAAACGGGCGTTCATTTTCGTCTGTGTCTTGATCGGG ATCATCAGCACCCTCCTGCTGGCCATCACATTATTTGGACATGGGTACTTCCACCAATCAGAAGAA ATAGAGATTCTACCAGGGATAGCAGTTCTTTATGTCCTAGAAGCAGCAACCCTGGTCCTGTCAATCTTGGGGGTCTATGGCGCTCGCAAGGAGAAGAAATGGGCTGTGGTTCTG TTTTCAGTAGGTATGTCACTGGCCAGCCTATACCTGTTTGTGGAGTCCGTGAAAATATATCAATTCAAACACGAG ATGGAGGAGTTAACCAGAGAGGAACATCTAGGTAGGATGCCTCTAAGTGGAGCGAATCAAACAGATTTAGAAGAGCTGTACAACATACAGACTAAG TTAAAATGCTGTGGACTCGTACAAGGCTACCAAGACTGGGGCACAGacatccccctctcctgtctctgttctGATGAGGACTCAACAAACTTTAAATGT GTTGCTCGTGGTAACAATACAAGATTTGTTATTCACTATCCCAACAGTGATATGTCTGAGGATGATGACCACAAGGGACTAATGGATGAACACATTCTGGTATATAAAGAG CCATGTCTTCCCAACTTATTCTCTTTGGTGGGCTATGGAATCAGCCTgatgataggaccattagtagcaCTTCAAGCATTATGG GATATTGGAGTTGCCCTGGCCATCACAATACTCTGCCAGATGAGAAGAAAGGTTAATGTGCCACCTGTGATCTTCACCTCTCAACCACCTCAGTACAGAGAGCTGTGTGACACAGCAGAGAGTGTCTGA